One window from the genome of Dermacentor silvarum isolate Dsil-2018 chromosome 5, BIME_Dsil_1.4, whole genome shotgun sequence encodes:
- the LOC125945891 gene encoding uncharacterized protein LOC125945891 yields MNELAGRGISVQVKEGEIRAKGGLVAFLGDSLASSAIAGFKESFSPNVRYACRRCKARTCDFPNIFLHSDCPLRTDREIEAKVQQLLSTENKAERKEVSASSGIKGPSVLGLVTGFSLTRDVLFDPMHILLEGIIPKEISLFMRHQIHTLRSFSRKQLNDSLKAFKFHHSISTSEYPRMFDASLQLVSSASATAILVVHLPLILNNIVSVNVLGPTYECLILICQIMQLILSPVLSIDALGTLESLIINHQKLFLSCYGEQAFTPKLHMLIHMVDQIKECGPGHHHWTMRYEGKNALPKSKKLFNFKNVPFSVSEFFQINLSHSMWHGNGEAKISFLDGTNEDQSGIPYPLSPAFVQAGLPVSSLDSVGQSVQSVMCDNVVIKVNDIMMTQTVSGDAGFLKITVIVQFLKQVFFVCHVMVMEAFDTNLNCFVLRATNHELVVSKKKFLLSWPLYVYKHDSVFYCLPRYYSSLP; encoded by the coding sequence ATGAATGAGCTGGCAGGCAGAGGAATTTCGGTCCAAGTGAAGGAAGGAGAGATACGGGCAAAAGGGGGCCTGGTAGCATTTCTGGGTGACAGTCTCGCAAGCAGTGCTATAGCCGGCTTTAAAGAATCTTTTTCACCAAATGTGCGGTATGCATGCCGACGCTGTAAGGCACGCACTTGTGATTTTCCGAATATATTTTTACACTCAGATTGTCCTTTGAGGACAGACAGGGAAATTGAAGCCAAGGTGCAGCAGTTGCTCAGCACAGAAAACAAGGCTGAGCGGAAAGAGGTGTCAGCTTCTTCAGGTATTAAAGGCCCATCTGTGCTTGGTCTAGTTACAGGGTTCTCTTTAACTCGAGACGTGCTCTTTGACCCTATGCATATTCTTCTAGAAGGAATAATACCCAAAGAAATTTCTTTGTTTATGCGTCACCAAATACACACCCTTCGTTCATTTAGTCGAAAACAACTAAATGATTCCTTAAAGGCATTCAAGTTTCACCATTCAATCAGTACCAGTGAGTACCCACGCATGTTCGATGCGTCATTACAGCTTGTGTCATCAGCAAGTGCAACAGCCATTCTTGTAGTGCACCTCCCGCTTATTTTGAACAACATTGTTTCTGTTAATGTCTTGGGGCCGACATACGAATGCTTGATTCTTATTTGTCAAATTATGCAGCTGATACTTTCTCCAGTTTTGAGCATTGATGCATTGGGTACGCTCGAGTCGCTGATTATCAACCACCAAAAATTGTTCCTCAGCTGTTATGGGGAGCAAGCTTTCACGCCAAAGCTACACATGTTGATTCACATGGTGGACCAGATCAAGGAGTGTGGACCAGGCCACCATCATTGGACTATGAGATATGAGGGGAAAAATGCACTGCCTAAGTCCAAAAAGCTCTTCAATTTCAAAAATGTTCCGTTTTCAGTAAGCGAATTTTTCCAGATTAATTTGTCCCATTCAATGTGGCATGGGAACGGAGAAGCAAAAATTAGCTTTCTTGATGGCACAAATGAAGACCAAAGCGGCATACCTTACCCTTTGTCGCCTGCCTTCGTTCAAGCAGGCTTACCAGTTTCTTCACTAGATTCTGTTGGCCAATCAGTGCAATCAGTAATGTGTGACAATGTTGTTATTAAGGTGAATGACATTATGATGACTCAGACTGTATCTGGTGATGCCGGCTTTTTGAAAATCACTGTTATTGTCCAGTTTTTGAAACAGGTATTTTTTGTATGCCATGTTATGGTCATGGAAGCTTTTGACACAAATTTGAACTGTTTTGTTTTGAGGGCGACAAACCATGAGTTAGTTGTGTCTAAAAAGAAATTCTTGCTGTCTTGGCCTCTCTATGTATACAAGCACGACAGTGTTTTTTATTGTTTGCCTCGGTATTATTCTTCCTTGCCGTAA